AGCCGGCCCGCGAGCTGGTCTTCCTGACGAAGACCGGCCGCGCCGAGTTCTCGGACGTCCCGCTGCCCGACGCCGTCCCCGCGCCCGGCCGGCTGATCCTGGGCACGATGCGGTCGCACGACCAGTGGAACACCACGATCTACTCCGACGACGACCGCTACCGAGGCGTGAAGAACCTGCGGACCCTCGTCTTCATGAACGCCGACGACATGCGCGAGCGCGGGCTGGCGAAATACGACCTGATCGACGTGACGAGCTTCGCGAAGGACGGCTCCACGCGGGCCGTCCGCGGATACCGGGCGCTGCCTTACGACCTGCCGCGCGGGTCGGCCATGGGCTACATGCCCGAGCTGAACGTCCTGTGCCCCATCGGCGACTACAGCCCGCAGAGCGACCAGCCGCTGATGAAGCACGTCGTCGTCGAGGTCGTCCCCTCGCGCCTCGCCGCCCCGAGGTCGGAGGTCTAGATGAAGCTGCGACTCAAGGGGAACTCGATCCGCGTCCGGCTGGATCGCCGCGACCTCCAGACGCTGCTCGACGAGGGCCGCGTCGAGGACGCCCTGCGGTTCGGCCCGGCTCGGGCCTTCTCGTACGCCGTGGAGCTGGGCCCCGCCCCCCGCGAGCGGCCGACGGCCTCCTACGCCGCCGACCGCCTCACGATCCGGATCGACCCCGAGGACGCCCGCGCCTGGCGACTCGGCGGCCGCGTCGGCTTCGACCACGCGCAGGCCGTCGACGGCGGCGTCGTCCGCGTCCTCCTGGAGAAGGACTTCGCGTGCCTCGACCGCCCCCCGGGGCAGGAGGCGGACGACGCCCACGCCTTCCCCAACCCGTCGACCTCCTGCTAGCGAGGCCGCGCGGCGACGCGAGGCCGACGATCGAAGTCCGAAGGCGGGCGCCGCCGGCCCGGGGGGATCACGTTGCGAGCCCGACCTGAAGCGAAACCGAAGCATCGCCTGGCCGCCGGCCTGGTCATCGAGGCCGCGAGGCACCTCGCCGAGCGCGTCGAGCGCCGCCTCCCGGGGACGACCCTGGCGGCCCTCTCGAAGGAGCTGACCGAGATCGCCGTCGCGACCGAGGAACGCGGGCGGAAGGCGAACGAGCCGATCTTCGTCAT
The DNA window shown above is from Paludisphaera mucosa and carries:
- a CDS encoding DUF7009 family protein; this encodes MKLRLKGNSIRVRLDRRDLQTLLDEGRVEDALRFGPARAFSYAVELGPAPRERPTASYAADRLTIRIDPEDARAWRLGGRVGFDHAQAVDGGVVRVLLEKDFACLDRPPGQEADDAHAFPNPSTSC